Sequence from the Dehalococcoidia bacterium genome:
GTATCGAAGCCAATGCCCATGGATTAGCTAGGTACGCTTCTTTGAGTCAAGAGGCAGGCTTGGTACCCATTGTTGAACCAGAGGTTCTAATTGATGGAGATCACACTATCGATGTTGATCAAAATATCACTATCAAAACCCTAATAAAGGTTTACGAAATGCTGAATCTTTACGAAGTATCACTAGAAGGTACGCTCCTCAAACCAAATATGGTTACTTCCGGATCAAGTTCCTCTAGCCGGGCGCCTGCTACTGAAGTCGCTTCCAAAACAGTAGAGGCTTTCCGAAAATCCGTTCCTTCAACGGTACCTGGAATCGTTTTCCTTTCTGGAGGACAACCAGATGATGAAGCAACCTTAAATATGAATGAAATTGCACTATTCGGTCAAAATAACGATGCCCCGTGGGAATTAAGCTACTCATTTGGTCGTGGCCTACAGGCGCTGCCTCTAAATACTTGGCTTGGTGTAAAAGAAAATGTACCTGCGGCTCAAAAAGCATTTATCCAACGGTGCATACTTACTAGTGCAGCTCGCCAAGGTAAATACT
This genomic interval carries:
- a CDS encoding fructose-bisphosphate aldolase class I encodes the protein MADINALSQIAGSLVVPSKGILAADESSGTIKRRFDSIGVDSTETNRRDYREMLFRAEGIENYISGIILYDETLRQSGADGTALVDVLQSKGIVPGIKVDTGAMPLAGFPGELVTEGLDGLRGRLEEYYQIGARFAKWRAVITIGNGIPSYTCIEANAHGLARYASLSQEAGLVPIVEPEVLIDGDHTIDVDQNITIKTLIKVYEMLNLYEVSLEGTLLKPNMVTSGSSSSSRAPATEVASKTVEAFRKSVPSTVPGIVFLSGGQPDDEATLNMNEIALFGQNNDAPWELSYSFGRGLQALPLNTWLGVKENVPAAQKAFIQRCILTSAARQGKYSAQMEDELAKAN